A window of Halichoerus grypus chromosome 12, mHalGry1.hap1.1, whole genome shotgun sequence contains these coding sequences:
- the CRYGN gene encoding gamma-crystallin N isoform X2, whose amino-acid sequence MNRVNSIRVESGAWVCFDHPDFRGQQFILEHGDYPDFLRWNGHNDHMGSCRPIGMHGENFRLEIFEGCNFTGQCLEFQEDCPFLQSQGWSKNCVNAIKVYGDGAWVLYEEPNYRGRMYLVERGDFRNCSDWEAHNARIQSLRRVVNYY is encoded by the exons ATGAACCGGGTGAACTCCATCCGTGTGGAGAGCGGCGCCTGGGTCTGCTTCGATCACCCCGACTTCCGGGGCCAGCAGTTTATCCTGGAGCATGGAGACTACCCCGACTTCCTCCGCTGGAATGGTCACAATGACCACATGGGCTCCTGCCGCCCCATAGGAATG CACGGGGAGAACTTCCGCCTGGAAATCTTCGAGGGCTGCAACTTCACCGGCCAGTGCCTGGAGTTCCAGGAAGACTGCCCCTTCCTGCAGAGTCAGGGCTGGTCCAAGAACTGCGTCAACGCCATCAAGGTGTACGGGGACGGAGC GTGGGTCCTGTACGAGGAGCCCAACTACCGCGGCCGCATGTACCTGGTGGAGCGGGGTGACTTCCGCAACTGCTCCGACTGGGAGGCCCACAACGCGCGCATCCAGTCGCTCCGCAGAGTGGTCAACTACTACTAG
- the CRYGN gene encoding gamma-crystallin N isoform X1 has translation MAQRSGKIILFEGKHFTGRKLEVYGDCDNFQDRGFMNRVNSIRVESGAWVCFDHPDFRGQQFILEHGDYPDFLRWNGHNDHMGSCRPIGMHGENFRLEIFEGCNFTGQCLEFQEDCPFLQSQGWSKNCVNAIKVYGDGAWVLYEEPNYRGRMYLVERGDFRNCSDWEAHNARIQSLRRVVNYY, from the exons ATGGCGCAGCGCTCGGGAAAG ATCATCCTCTTTGAGGGCAAGCACTTCACCGGGAGGAAGCTGGAGGTCTACGGGGACTGTGACAACTTCCAGGACCGAGGCTTTATGAACCGGGTGAACTCCATCCGTGTGGAGAGCGGCGCCTGGGTCTGCTTCGATCACCCCGACTTCCGGGGCCAGCAGTTTATCCTGGAGCATGGAGACTACCCCGACTTCCTCCGCTGGAATGGTCACAATGACCACATGGGCTCCTGCCGCCCCATAGGAATG CACGGGGAGAACTTCCGCCTGGAAATCTTCGAGGGCTGCAACTTCACCGGCCAGTGCCTGGAGTTCCAGGAAGACTGCCCCTTCCTGCAGAGTCAGGGCTGGTCCAAGAACTGCGTCAACGCCATCAAGGTGTACGGGGACGGAGC GTGGGTCCTGTACGAGGAGCCCAACTACCGCGGCCGCATGTACCTGGTGGAGCGGGGTGACTTCCGCAACTGCTCCGACTGGGAGGCCCACAACGCGCGCATCCAGTCGCTCCGCAGAGTGGTCAACTACTACTAG